From the genome of Hyalangium ruber, one region includes:
- a CDS encoding efflux RND transporter permease subunit has protein sequence MLTQTIDWSLKHRWVVLAGTLALVVSGLLAFRELPLDAFPDTTPTQVQVNAFAPALTPTEVERQLTVPLEQALAGLPHLEDLRSISKFGLSQVTLQFSDGTDLWFARQQVAERLGRVEVPAGLERPTLGPVATGLGEVFHYLVKSKAMSLEELRSLHDWTIAPQLRSVPGVAEVNTWGGGEKQWHVVVDPRRLQKFDLSLGDLYEALEKNNANVGGGVVERGGGASLVLGVGILEGGKDIEEVVIAARKGVPVRVRDVAHVEVGREIRRGATTADGEGEAVLGLGFMLMGENSDTVTRALAARLAEVKRNLPRDVQVDIVYERTELVDHVLRTVEKNLFEGALLVIAVLFVFLGNWRAGLIVAAAIPLSLLFAFNAMLSFGIAGTLMSLGAIDFGLVVDSSVILVENAERRLAEARGERSILEVVRDAAVEVRKPTLFGELIIMVVYLPILTLTGVEGKLFRPMALTVIFALLGSALVSMTLMPVLASFALRKGVKGHHEPRLVGFLKRLYRPVLAWSLTHTKAVLVAAALLVLGAGAAATQLGSEFVPRLSEGTVVINTVRLAEVSLTESVRYGSQLERVLKQKFPDEVRRVWTRTGTAEVATDPMGIELSDVFITLQPREQWKRASTQEELVNEMKAELADMPGMRMAFLQPIEMRVNEMIAGVRSDVGIKLFGDDLDLLKAKARELEGHVRAIPGAADVTVEQVTGQPVLEVTVDRAAIARYGIPAHEVLDVVEAVGNRKTGEVREGERRFDLAVRLSDEFRDDPARLATVLVTAPGGERVPLGRLATIREVSGPTTIQREWGKRRIVVQANVRGRDLGGFVGEVRRTLEDKVELPPGYFLRFGGQFENLERAQARLLIVVPIALALIFGLLYVTYRRVLDSLRIFAGVPFAMVGGVLALLVRGLPFSISAAVGFIALSGVSVLGDMVLVSRVRQLLNRGMELHDAIREAALSRLRPVLMTSAVAAIGFLPMALNTGVGAEVQRPLATVVIGGILSSTLLTLVVLPVLYIVFGAGKDAQRPEGLHPVSADEDIGMDDKEASHAAG, from the coding sequence ATGCTGACCCAAACCATCGACTGGTCGCTGAAGCACCGCTGGGTGGTGCTCGCCGGCACGCTGGCCCTCGTCGTCTCGGGCCTGCTGGCGTTCCGGGAGCTGCCGCTGGACGCCTTCCCGGACACCACCCCCACCCAGGTGCAGGTCAACGCGTTTGCCCCAGCCCTGACGCCCACCGAGGTGGAGCGCCAGCTGACGGTGCCCCTGGAGCAGGCGCTCGCGGGGCTGCCGCACCTGGAGGATCTGCGCTCCATCTCCAAGTTCGGCCTGTCCCAGGTGACGCTGCAGTTCAGCGACGGCACGGACCTGTGGTTTGCCCGGCAGCAGGTGGCCGAGCGGCTCGGCCGGGTCGAGGTGCCCGCGGGGCTGGAGCGCCCCACGCTGGGGCCGGTGGCCACGGGCCTGGGCGAGGTCTTCCACTACCTGGTCAAGTCCAAGGCGATGAGCCTCGAGGAGCTGCGCTCGCTGCATGACTGGACCATCGCGCCGCAGCTGCGCAGCGTGCCCGGCGTTGCCGAGGTGAACACCTGGGGCGGCGGCGAGAAGCAGTGGCACGTGGTGGTGGACCCCCGGCGCCTGCAGAAGTTCGACCTGTCGCTGGGCGATCTCTACGAGGCGCTGGAGAAGAACAACGCCAACGTGGGTGGCGGCGTGGTGGAGCGCGGCGGGGGCGCGAGCCTGGTGCTCGGGGTGGGGATTCTCGAAGGTGGCAAGGACATCGAGGAGGTGGTGATCGCCGCGCGCAAGGGCGTGCCCGTGCGGGTGCGGGACGTGGCGCACGTGGAGGTGGGCCGGGAGATCCGCCGGGGCGCCACCACGGCGGATGGCGAGGGCGAGGCGGTGCTGGGCCTTGGCTTCATGCTGATGGGGGAGAACTCCGACACGGTGACACGGGCCCTGGCCGCGCGGCTCGCGGAGGTGAAGAGGAACCTGCCCAGAGATGTCCAGGTGGACATCGTCTACGAGCGCACGGAGCTGGTGGACCACGTGCTGCGCACGGTGGAGAAGAACCTCTTCGAGGGGGCACTGCTGGTCATCGCCGTGCTCTTCGTCTTCCTGGGCAACTGGCGCGCCGGCCTCATCGTGGCGGCCGCCATCCCCCTCTCGCTGCTCTTCGCCTTCAACGCGATGCTGAGCTTTGGCATCGCCGGCACGCTGATGAGCCTGGGGGCCATCGACTTCGGGCTCGTCGTGGACTCGTCCGTCATCCTCGTGGAGAACGCCGAGCGGCGGCTGGCCGAGGCCCGGGGCGAGCGCAGCATCCTGGAGGTGGTGCGTGATGCAGCGGTGGAGGTGCGCAAGCCCACCCTCTTCGGCGAGCTCATCATCATGGTGGTGTACCTGCCCATCCTCACCCTCACCGGCGTCGAGGGAAAGCTCTTCCGCCCCATGGCGCTCACCGTCATCTTCGCGCTGCTGGGCAGCGCCCTCGTGTCCATGACGCTGATGCCAGTGCTCGCCTCCTTCGCCCTGCGCAAAGGCGTGAAGGGACACCACGAGCCGCGCCTCGTCGGGTTTCTCAAGCGCCTCTACCGCCCAGTGCTCGCCTGGAGCCTCACCCACACCAAGGCGGTGCTCGTCGCAGCGGCCCTCCTGGTGCTCGGGGCGGGCGCCGCCGCGACGCAGCTGGGCAGCGAGTTCGTCCCCCGCCTCTCGGAGGGCACCGTCGTCATCAACACCGTGCGCCTGGCCGAGGTGTCACTCACTGAGTCAGTGCGCTACGGCAGCCAGCTCGAGCGGGTGCTGAAGCAGAAGTTCCCGGACGAGGTGCGGCGCGTGTGGACGCGCACTGGCACGGCGGAGGTGGCAACGGACCCGATGGGCATCGAGCTGTCGGACGTCTTCATCACCCTCCAGCCGCGCGAGCAGTGGAAGCGCGCCAGCACCCAGGAGGAGCTGGTCAACGAGATGAAGGCGGAGCTGGCGGACATGCCCGGCATGCGCATGGCCTTCCTCCAGCCCATCGAGATGCGCGTGAACGAGATGATCGCCGGCGTGCGCAGCGACGTGGGCATCAAGCTCTTCGGCGACGACCTGGACCTGCTCAAGGCGAAGGCGCGCGAGCTCGAGGGGCACGTGCGCGCCATCCCGGGGGCCGCGGACGTAACGGTGGAGCAGGTGACGGGCCAGCCCGTGCTGGAGGTGACGGTGGACCGGGCGGCCATCGCCCGCTACGGCATCCCGGCGCACGAGGTGCTGGACGTGGTGGAGGCGGTGGGCAACCGCAAGACGGGCGAGGTGCGCGAGGGGGAGCGCCGCTTTGATCTCGCCGTGCGCCTGTCGGACGAGTTCCGGGATGACCCGGCCCGGCTCGCCACGGTGCTGGTGACCGCCCCCGGTGGCGAGCGCGTGCCCCTGGGACGCCTGGCCACCATCCGCGAGGTGAGCGGCCCCACCACCATCCAACGCGAGTGGGGCAAGCGCCGCATCGTCGTGCAAGCGAACGTGCGGGGCCGCGACCTGGGCGGCTTCGTGGGCGAGGTGCGCCGCACGCTGGAGGACAAGGTGGAGCTGCCCCCGGGCTACTTCCTGCGCTTCGGCGGACAGTTCGAGAACCTGGAGCGGGCGCAGGCGCGGCTGCTCATCGTGGTGCCCATCGCCCTGGCCCTCATCTTCGGCCTGCTCTACGTCACCTACCGGCGAGTGCTGGACTCGTTGCGCATCTTCGCGGGCGTTCCCTTCGCGATGGTGGGCGGCGTGCTGGCGCTGCTGGTGCGCGGGCTGCCCTTCTCGATCTCGGCGGCCGTGGGTTTCATCGCCCTCTCGGGCGTCTCGGTGCTGGGAGACATGGTGCTGGTGAGCCGCGTGCGGCAGCTGCTCAACCGCGGCATGGAGCTGCATGACGCCATCCGCGAGGCGGCCCTCTCGCGCCTGCGGCCGGTGCTGATGACGTCCGCGGTGGCGGCCATCGGTTTCTTGCCCATGGCCCTCAACACCGGCGTCGGTGCAGAGGTGCAGCGGCCGCTGGCCACCGTCGTCATCGGCGGCATCCTCTCCTCTACCCTTCTGACGCTTGTCGTCCTGCCCGTCCTCTACATCGTCTTCGGGGCAGGCAAGGACGCTCAGCGGCCCGAGGGACTTCACCCGGTGTCAGCAG